A genomic segment from Kyrpidia tusciae DSM 2912 encodes:
- the whiA gene encoding DNA-binding protein WhiA translates to MSFAAETKKELTGVVDKPCCKRAELSALLRLNGSLHTVENREVLDIATENAAIARRIYLLLKDVFQVHAEVLVRKKMRLRKNNVYLVRISRQAEEVLEPLEISRRGESLEGGVPKRLLGRDCCRRAYMRGAFLAAGSVNNPEGASYHLEIALGDAELSKGFLRLLGTYDLDARAIQRKRGEIVYLKEGEKIVEFLNLVGAHQALLRFEDVRILKDMRNQVNRLVNCETANLNKTVQAAVRQIENIRFLERTIGLENLPPKLREVAELRLRHPDINLKELGALLGGGVTKSGVNHRLRKLDEWARRVRESGG, encoded by the coding sequence GTGTCTTTTGCGGCGGAGACGAAAAAAGAACTGACCGGGGTGGTGGACAAACCGTGTTGTAAGCGGGCGGAGCTGTCCGCGCTGTTGCGGCTGAACGGCAGCCTTCACACGGTAGAGAATCGAGAGGTCCTGGACATTGCCACGGAAAATGCGGCCATCGCCCGGCGGATCTACCTGTTGCTGAAAGATGTCTTTCAGGTGCACGCAGAGGTCTTGGTTCGCAAGAAAATGCGGCTGCGAAAAAATAATGTGTATCTGGTTCGAATCTCCCGACAGGCAGAAGAAGTGCTCGAGCCTTTGGAGATCTCCCGGCGAGGGGAGAGCCTGGAAGGAGGAGTGCCGAAGCGGCTTCTGGGTCGGGACTGTTGCCGCCGAGCGTATATGCGGGGAGCATTTTTGGCGGCGGGTTCGGTGAACAACCCCGAGGGCGCCTCGTATCATTTGGAGATCGCCCTCGGGGATGCGGAGTTGAGTAAGGGGTTTCTCCGGCTGCTGGGGACTTATGATTTGGATGCCCGGGCGATCCAACGCAAACGGGGTGAGATCGTCTATCTCAAAGAAGGGGAAAAGATCGTCGAGTTTCTGAACCTCGTCGGGGCCCACCAAGCCCTGCTCCGTTTCGAGGACGTTCGCATTTTGAAAGACATGCGCAATCAAGTGAATCGACTGGTTAACTGTGAAACGGCGAATTTAAATAAGACGGTTCAGGCGGCGGTGCGGCAGATCGAGAACATCCGCTTCCTGGAGCGCACCATCGGCTTGGAGAACCTCCCGCCGAAACTCCGGGAGGTCGCCGAACTGCGCCTGCGCCACCCAGACATCAATCTGAAAGAGCTGGGGGCGTTGTTGGGTGGCGGGGTGACGAAATCCGGGGTGAATCATCGGCTGCGCAAACTGGACGAGTGGGCCAGGCGGGTGAGAGAGTCCGGGGGTTAG
- a CDS encoding gluconeogenesis factor YvcK family protein yields MWMGKTWWAWGWGVAAFGLGFVLAAGRELGHAGVERAVFGWSALVFGVLVLILGAWWEKRRNWRERLAPLHRPRVVVIGGGTGQSVLLRGLKMHEVDLTAVVTVADDGGSSGRLRSAFGMPPPGDIRNCLVALADTEPLMEQLWQHRFQGDDDGLAGHSFGNLFIAAMADVTGDFETAVREASRVLAVRGRVLPAARRAVVLKARLEDGREITGESRIPAAGGRIVRVAIAPGDAEAPQEVVEAIEKADVVVLGPGSLYTSIIPNLLVPEVARAIRRSRAWKVYVCNVMTQPGETDGFTASDHVKAIYDHIGFPFFDFAVVHTVPIPEEALRRYRKEGADPVAADVSALERMGVRVITGDFLRLDRYAWHDAEKVSRRIVQLARRARRSWWRRR; encoded by the coding sequence ATGTGGATGGGTAAGACGTGGTGGGCCTGGGGCTGGGGAGTTGCGGCCTTCGGGCTGGGGTTTGTTCTGGCGGCGGGGCGGGAACTGGGACATGCGGGGGTCGAGCGGGCGGTGTTCGGGTGGTCGGCCCTGGTATTCGGCGTTCTGGTGCTGATTCTGGGTGCGTGGTGGGAAAAGCGCCGGAACTGGCGGGAGCGGTTGGCTCCCCTGCACCGGCCCCGGGTGGTGGTGATCGGCGGCGGAACGGGTCAATCGGTGCTCCTCCGGGGGCTCAAGATGCACGAGGTGGATTTGACCGCCGTGGTGACGGTGGCCGACGACGGAGGGAGTTCCGGGAGGCTGCGCTCGGCTTTTGGGATGCCTCCCCCGGGAGATATACGCAATTGTCTCGTGGCGCTGGCCGACACGGAGCCGCTCATGGAACAGTTGTGGCAGCACCGCTTTCAGGGTGATGACGACGGCCTGGCCGGGCACAGCTTCGGCAATTTGTTTATCGCGGCGATGGCGGACGTGACCGGGGATTTTGAGACGGCGGTCCGGGAGGCCAGCCGGGTACTCGCGGTGCGGGGCCGGGTGTTGCCGGCAGCCCGGCGGGCGGTGGTCCTTAAGGCGAGGTTGGAGGATGGTCGGGAGATCACCGGAGAGTCTCGGATTCCCGCCGCCGGTGGGCGAATCGTGCGGGTGGCCATCGCCCCTGGGGATGCCGAGGCGCCCCAAGAGGTGGTGGAGGCGATTGAGAAAGCCGATGTGGTGGTGCTGGGCCCGGGGAGCCTGTATACCAGCATTATTCCGAATTTGCTCGTCCCGGAGGTCGCCCGGGCGATTCGCCGCAGCCGGGCCTGGAAAGTCTATGTGTGCAATGTGATGACCCAGCCGGGGGAGACGGACGGGTTCACAGCCTCCGATCACGTGAAGGCGATATACGACCACATTGGATTTCCCTTTTTTGACTTTGCGGTGGTGCATACGGTCCCCATTCCGGAGGAGGCCTTGCGCCGGTATCGGAAAGAGGGAGCGGACCCGGTGGCGGCGGACGTCTCGGCCTTGGAGCGCATGGGTGTCCGGGTGATCACCGGGGATTTTCTCCGCCTGGACCGGTATGCGTGGCACGACGCCGAAAAAGTGAGCCGACGCATCGTGCAGTTGGCCAGGCGTGCCCGGAGGTCGTGGTGGCGGCGCCGTTAA
- the rapZ gene encoding RNase adapter RapZ has translation MEEEQVERDLQLVIITGLSGAGKTVAVQSLEDLGYFCVDNLPPALIPKFAELMRQSEGKVSRLALVCDIRGGSWFSHLLMALKDLGERYGVQYRILFLEARDEVLVRRYKATRRRHPLAQGNRILEGIEKERTLLEEIRDRADWIIDTSLLKPAELKEKIAAHFSGSDINRLTLHLVSFGFKYGVPIDADLVFDVRFLPNPYYLDALRPLTGLDLDVYEYVMKWPAAKTFSDKLTDMLDFLLPQYVKEGRSQLVVAVGCTGGQHRSVAMVELLRRHYQAREKVHVYHRDIHRDLAKGADVDG, from the coding sequence ATGGAGGAGGAACAGGTGGAGAGAGATTTGCAGTTGGTCATCATCACGGGATTGTCCGGGGCCGGCAAGACCGTGGCGGTACAAAGTCTCGAAGACCTGGGGTATTTTTGCGTGGATAATCTGCCTCCGGCGCTGATCCCGAAGTTTGCGGAGTTGATGCGCCAATCGGAAGGGAAGGTGTCCCGGTTGGCGCTGGTGTGCGACATCCGCGGCGGCTCCTGGTTCTCTCATCTGCTGATGGCGCTGAAAGACCTGGGGGAACGATACGGAGTGCAGTACCGGATCCTGTTTCTCGAAGCCCGGGACGAGGTGCTCGTGCGGCGGTACAAGGCGACCCGGCGACGGCATCCCTTGGCCCAGGGCAACCGGATTCTGGAGGGGATTGAAAAAGAACGCACGCTCTTGGAGGAGATCCGGGACCGGGCCGACTGGATCATCGATACCAGCCTTCTCAAGCCGGCGGAGCTCAAAGAGAAGATTGCGGCGCATTTTAGCGGGTCGGACATCAATCGGCTGACTTTACATTTGGTGTCCTTCGGTTTCAAGTACGGGGTACCCATCGATGCGGATCTCGTATTCGATGTTCGATTCCTTCCCAATCCGTATTATTTGGACGCCCTTCGCCCTTTGACGGGTCTGGATCTCGACGTGTACGAGTATGTGATGAAGTGGCCTGCGGCCAAGACCTTTTCCGACAAACTCACAGATATGCTGGACTTTCTGCTTCCCCAATACGTGAAAGAAGGGCGCAGCCAATTGGTGGTGGCGGTGGGGTGCACCGGCGGGCAACACCGGTCCGTGGCGATGGTGGAATTGTTGCGCCGACATTATCAAGCCCGGGAGAAGGTCCACGTGTACCACCGGGATATTCACCGGGATCTGGCGAAAGGCGCCGATGTGGATGGGTAA